In Pseudomonadota bacterium, the following are encoded in one genomic region:
- a CDS encoding beta-hydroxyacyl-ACP dehydratase produces MEGLELMPQDSIEQAIHKSLIKLSTEKAGDDLVVSGVFSFAEDFPAFAGHFPQEPVFPAVVQLAIVRIIAGQGLDRKLKLALVERAKFSGVVRPHEEIKVTVNLQESNEGIRAKFKIIRDNVTVASGTLVFK; encoded by the coding sequence ATGGAAGGTTTGGAACTCATGCCGCAGGATTCAATTGAACAGGCGATCCACAAATCGTTAATAAAACTATCTACGGAAAAGGCAGGGGACGATCTTGTCGTTTCCGGAGTTTTTTCCTTTGCTGAGGATTTTCCGGCGTTTGCCGGGCATTTTCCCCAGGAACCAGTTTTCCCGGCCGTGGTGCAGTTGGCAATCGTTCGAATAATTGCCGGGCAGGGTCTGGATAGAAAGCTCAAGCTTGCTTTAGTTGAGCGCGCCAAGTTTTCCGGGGTGGTGCGGCCCCACGAAGAAATCAAGGTTACTGTGAATCTTCAGGAGAGTAACGAGGGGATCAGGGCGAAATTCAAAATTATCCGGGATAATGTAACTGTCGCAAGCGGAACGCTGGTTTTCAAGTGA
- a CDS encoding glycosyltransferase — protein MSRKFRFINIIIGALFAILTPILWAMGNRQSDEPPWPAQVAGMSFSPLRMGNDPSEGKFPTRDEIAIDMDLLAGKVRSLRTYGVGGTLTEIPDLARERGMTVALGAWLTANPEGNEQELAELVRLAGKNRNITRIFVGNETLLRGDLTIEQLCEYLDRVRAAVKIPVSTGEPWHIWISHPELAAHVDFIAAHMLPYWEGISLDTAIAKIMDDYGKLKAAFPKKKVIFAEVGWPSNGRTHRSAVASDANEATFLRRFLAVAQEQQLDYYIMEAFDQPWKTELEGAVGAYWGVYNVERNQKFAFTEPVEQLPQWRGLALTTVILGVVTLSLLLLDGSTLRSRGRSFLAATAYFVAAAVVWASFDYSNQYLTPYTIMIGIVLAMGFLGITLVVLTEAHEMAEASWVMRRRRSFTPAQENKSLPRVSIHVPAYNEPPTMLIGTLDALARLDYPDFEVLVIDNNTTAPEIWRPVEEHCRRLGERFRFFHVAPLSGFKAGALNFALARTAPDAEIIAVIDSDYQVRPSWLRNLVPHFNRPEVGFVQAPQDYRDDQETLFKSMCYSEYKGFFHIGMVTRNDRNAIIEHGTMTMMRARVLHQVGGWAEWCITEDAELGLRIFEHGYEGVYVNDSYGRGLMPDTFLDYKKQRFRWAYGAVHIMRRHARALQGRGVSRLTLGQRYHFCAGWFPWLADGLNLFYTAAALIWSCAILLDPKHVDPPLAVFTLPPLFLFGFKIAKLVYLYRTRIGASNIQTLAAALAGLALSHTIAKAVMQGFFTSNKPFFRTPKCEQQPAVIRALSHAAEETVLAVALWAAGLGVLLVQGPELPGAVLWAVVLFVQSLPYVAALVVSLISTLPPRPSTVITEIPVLVPR, from the coding sequence ATGTCAAGGAAGTTTCGCTTTATCAATATTATCATCGGCGCCCTGTTTGCCATACTGACCCCGATTTTATGGGCCATGGGAAACCGTCAGTCCGATGAACCGCCCTGGCCAGCCCAGGTGGCCGGCATGTCCTTCTCACCTCTGCGGATGGGTAACGACCCTTCCGAGGGAAAATTCCCCACACGGGATGAGATCGCCATTGACATGGATCTCCTCGCAGGCAAAGTGCGTTCACTGCGTACCTACGGTGTCGGCGGCACGCTCACGGAAATCCCGGATCTGGCCCGAGAGCGCGGCATGACCGTTGCACTCGGGGCCTGGCTCACCGCCAATCCCGAAGGCAATGAACAGGAGCTCGCTGAACTGGTGCGGCTTGCGGGCAAAAATCGCAACATAACCCGGATATTTGTAGGAAACGAAACACTGCTGAGGGGCGACCTGACCATAGAACAACTCTGTGAATACCTTGACAGAGTCCGGGCGGCCGTCAAGATTCCTGTCAGTACCGGCGAGCCCTGGCATATATGGATCAGTCATCCCGAACTTGCCGCCCATGTCGATTTCATCGCCGCCCACATGCTGCCGTACTGGGAAGGCATCAGCCTTGATACCGCCATCGCCAAGATCATGGATGATTACGGAAAGCTCAAAGCGGCATTTCCGAAGAAAAAGGTCATCTTCGCCGAAGTGGGCTGGCCGAGCAACGGACGCACTCACCGGAGCGCCGTGGCCTCTGACGCGAATGAGGCGACTTTTCTGCGTCGTTTTCTGGCGGTGGCTCAGGAGCAGCAGCTGGACTACTATATAATGGAAGCCTTTGACCAGCCATGGAAGACCGAACTCGAAGGCGCCGTCGGCGCCTACTGGGGCGTTTATAACGTCGAGCGTAATCAGAAATTCGCATTTACCGAGCCCGTCGAGCAGCTTCCTCAGTGGCGCGGACTGGCATTGACCACGGTAATTCTGGGAGTCGTAACCCTGTCCCTGCTTCTTCTGGACGGCTCCACCCTGCGCAGCCGGGGAAGAAGCTTTCTCGCCGCAACCGCCTATTTTGTCGCCGCAGCTGTCGTCTGGGCGAGCTTTGATTATTCCAATCAGTACCTCACGCCATATACCATCATGATCGGCATCGTTCTGGCGATGGGCTTTCTCGGCATAACCCTGGTCGTTCTTACCGAGGCCCACGAAATGGCCGAGGCAAGCTGGGTGATGCGCCGCCGGAGATCATTCACACCCGCGCAAGAGAATAAATCCCTGCCACGGGTTTCGATTCATGTCCCTGCCTATAACGAACCGCCGACCATGCTCATCGGAACCCTCGACGCGCTTGCCCGGCTTGATTACCCGGATTTTGAGGTCCTGGTCATAGACAACAACACCACAGCCCCCGAGATATGGCGGCCGGTTGAGGAACACTGCCGCAGGCTCGGGGAGCGGTTCCGTTTTTTTCATGTCGCCCCGCTCAGCGGATTCAAGGCCGGAGCGTTGAACTTCGCACTGGCCAGGACAGCGCCGGATGCCGAGATCATCGCCGTCATCGACAGCGATTACCAGGTGAGGCCGTCCTGGCTTCGGAATCTGGTCCCGCATTTCAACAGGCCTGAAGTTGGTTTCGTTCAGGCGCCGCAGGACTACCGCGATGACCAGGAGACGTTGTTCAAATCAATGTGCTATTCCGAATACAAGGGCTTTTTCCATATCGGCATGGTTACCCGCAACGACCGCAACGCCATCATCGAGCACGGGACCATGACCATGATGCGCGCCAGAGTGCTTCATCAGGTCGGCGGCTGGGCGGAATGGTGTATAACCGAAGATGCAGAACTCGGCCTGCGCATTTTCGAGCACGGCTACGAAGGAGTTTACGTCAATGACAGTTACGGCCGGGGACTGATGCCGGACACCTTCCTCGATTACAAGAAGCAACGGTTTCGCTGGGCCTACGGCGCGGTTCATATCATGCGCCGACATGCTCGCGCACTTCAGGGACGCGGTGTTTCACGGCTTACCCTGGGCCAGCGCTATCATTTCTGCGCCGGTTGGTTCCCGTGGCTTGCGGATGGCCTCAACCTGTTCTATACGGCGGCCGCTCTTATCTGGTCGTGCGCCATTCTGCTCGATCCCAAGCATGTTGACCCGCCGCTGGCAGTGTTCACCCTGCCGCCGCTCTTTCTTTTCGGGTTCAAGATCGCCAAACTCGTGTATCTGTACCGGACCAGAATCGGTGCGAGTAACATCCAGACCCTGGCGGCGGCCCTTGCCGGCCTGGCATTGTCCCATACCATTGCCAAGGCGGTGATGCAGGGGTTTTTCACCTCGAACAAGCCCTTTTTTCGAACTCCAAAATGTGAACAACAACCTGCCGTAATCCGCGCCCTGAGCCATGCAGCAGAGGAAACGGTCCTTGCCGTAGCCCTTTGGGCGGCGGGCCTGGGGGTGCTGTTGGTCCAGGGCCCTGAGCTGCCGGGAGCGGTACTCTGGGCCGTGGTGCTCTTTGTGCAGTCACTGCCGTATGTAGCCGCGCTGGTGGTGTCCCTGATCAGCACACTTCCGCCGCGTCCCAGCACCGTCATCACCGAAATACCGGTACTGGTCCCTCGCTGA
- a CDS encoding acyl-CoA thioesterase, with protein sequence MGFKRQYFDTVPGAPQQLTATATRRVRFEEIDMLGIVWHGNYVSYLEDGRIAFGDRYGLSYMNFKGADFAAPIVQMHLDYLAPLRFDETFEVTAILHWTESLRLNFEYRLVRDGALIARGYTVQLLTDLQGRLLLAPPDMVRDFREQWQEGSL encoded by the coding sequence ATGGGATTTAAACGTCAATATTTCGATACAGTGCCAGGAGCGCCACAACAACTTACGGCGACTGCGACCCGGCGGGTCCGCTTCGAAGAGATCGATATGCTGGGCATTGTCTGGCACGGCAATTATGTCAGCTATCTCGAAGACGGTCGCATAGCCTTTGGCGATCGTTACGGCTTGAGTTACATGAATTTTAAAGGGGCGGATTTTGCAGCTCCCATTGTCCAGATGCATCTGGATTATCTGGCGCCGCTGCGTTTTGACGAAACCTTTGAGGTCACCGCCATTCTCCATTGGACCGAATCCTTGCGCCTCAATTTCGAATACCGCCTTGTTAGGGATGGGGCGTTGATTGCCCGGGGCTATACGGTGCAGCTGCTGACCGATCTTCAGGGTCGGCTGCTTCTGGCGCCCCCTGATATGGTCAGGGATTTCAGGGAACAGTGGCAGGAGGGCAGTTTGTGA